The stretch of DNA TACAGCACAGTGGGGTGACTTCGTTTCGGGACCGCGAGTTGTCAATGATGAAACGAAAGCCCGTATGAAAGAAGTATTGGAAGATATCCAAGACGGGACATTCGCCAAAGGCTGGATCTTGGAAAACCAAGCCAACCGCCCGCAATTCAACGCAATCAATGCGAAGGAAACAAACCATCAGATCGAAACAATCGGCCGTGAGCTCCGTGAATTGATGCCATTCGTCAAACAAGGAAAGAAAAAACAATCCGCTGAGGAAGTGATTGTCCATGGCTCAAATAAAATTTTTTGATACAACGCTTCGGGATGGTGAACAGACTCCAGGAGTCAACCTGAACAAACTGGAAAAGCTTGAGATCGCCCGTCAGCTGGAACGCCTCGGAATGGATGTATTGGAAGCGGGCTTCCCCGCTTCCTCCGAGGGCGATTTCCTCGCTGTCCAGGAAATTGCCCGGACAATCAAGACGACAGCTGTCACGGCATTGGCACGGGCAAAGAAAAGCGATATCGATATCGCCTGGGAAGCATTGAAGGATGCGGAGCAGCCACGACTCCATGTATTTTTGGCCACCTCCCCTATCCATATGGAATACAAGCTGAAAAAAACACCGGAGGAAGTACTGCAGACGGCTGTCGACATGGTCACTTATGCCAAGAAACGATTTCCGATCGTCCAATTTTCAGCAGAGGATGCCTCCAGATCGGAGCTGCCTTTTTTGGCACGAGTCACAGAGGCCGTCATCGATGCTGGTGCCACAGTCGTGAATCTGCCTGACACTGTAGGTTATGCTGCCCCGGCCGAGTATGGGAAAATGTTTGCTTATATGAAGGAACACGTTCGAAATATAGAAAAAGCAGATCTGTCCGCACATTGCCATGATGATTTGGGAATGGCAGTCGCCAACAGCATAGCCGCAATCGAAAGCGGTGCGACTCAAATCGAAGGCACGGTAAACGGTATCGGCGAACGTGCCGGCAATGCCGCACTTGAAGAGATAGCGGTTGCCCTTCATATCCGGAAAGATGCATATCAGCACTCCTCCCGCCTCGTCCTGCATGAAATCAAACGAACGAGCAGCTTGATCAGCAAATTGACGGGGATGACAGTGCCAGGCAATAAAGCAATTGTCGGAGACCAT from Terribacillus sp. FSL K6-0262 encodes:
- a CDS encoding 2-isopropylmalate synthase yields the protein MAQIKFFDTTLRDGEQTPGVNLNKLEKLEIARQLERLGMDVLEAGFPASSEGDFLAVQEIARTIKTTAVTALARAKKSDIDIAWEALKDAEQPRLHVFLATSPIHMEYKLKKTPEEVLQTAVDMVTYAKKRFPIVQFSAEDASRSELPFLARVTEAVIDAGATVVNLPDTVGYAAPAEYGKMFAYMKEHVRNIEKADLSAHCHDDLGMAVANSIAAIESGATQIEGTVNGIGERAGNAALEEIAVALHIRKDAYQHSSRLVLHEIKRTSSLISKLTGMTVPGNKAIVGDHAFAHESGIHQDGMLKHAKTYEIITPALVGMNATNLVLGKHSGRHAFNTRVAEIGFMLDETQLQEAFDRFKRLTDKKKEVTDEDLFTIALDIQTKHDPVKIYEVKALQVTMGPQNLPTATIALQTPEQGIKETARTGHGTVEAIYNTLAALIDEEVTLMDYRIHSVGKGEDALAEVHVQLQVDGEDYTGRGTANDVLKASSHAFVNGVNRALRAATLRKVQALI